The Balneola sp. MJW-20 genome window below encodes:
- the topA gene encoding type I DNA topoisomerase, producing the protein MKSLVIVESPTKTKTIKKFLPDGYVVESSMGHIRDLPSSAKEIPAKYKKESWSNLGINVDDRYDALYVIPSSKKKVVKRLKDQLKDADELILATDEDREGEAISWHLLEVLKPKVPVKRMVFREITKEAVQEALKNTRDIDMNLVFAQETRRILDRLAGYTVSPLLWKKISPGLSAGRVQSVAVEFLVERERERMKFKSGTYYDLQAQLHKKGDKDQFKADLTYLNGKRLASGKDFDENTGKLKKPDSVVLLDEAQSKVLVDDLQEASWSVTKVDINVQKRNPSPPFITSTLQQEANRKFGFSARDTMSVAQKLYEKGFITYMRTDSTRLSSQAINAAREAVSDQYGDDYLFERVRNYTKKGKTAQEAHEAIRPSGSRFVHPSKSGLRDRELKLYDLIWKRTISTQMAEAQLEFTNVTIQATHNGTEADFRANGKKILFPGFFRAYVEGSDDPEAALEDQEIYLPPMNEGDAADLDDLKFNSHETKPPARFTEATLVKELEKRGVGRPSTYASIISTIQDRGYAKSEGKTLIPTFTAFAVTNLLEQHFPDLVDSDFTSALEDKLDGVASGTEDPVKYLDDYYKGDSGLKAKVDTQEEKIDSQKAKLLDLPLDGLEGINVAVGRYGPYISKQKEDDESVNASVPEKYNPSDLTPELIQELIKTEEEGDKPIGKDPESGKDIFLLTGRYGPYVQLGEVTEENKKPKRVSLLKGMDPSDVDEELALKLLELPRTLGDHPDDGKVVKAGVGRYGPFVVHDGKFKSIPKAESVLDIELDRAVELLKQKSGKSRGSSEIKDLGKHPDTDKPIKVLSGRYGPYIKHGKKNISLPKGTVPEDFTLKEAVDLIAAKG; encoded by the coding sequence ATGAAAAGCCTCGTAATTGTTGAGTCACCCACAAAGACCAAAACCATAAAGAAGTTCCTTCCGGACGGCTATGTGGTTGAGTCATCTATGGGACATATACGTGATCTTCCGTCATCAGCCAAGGAGATACCGGCGAAGTATAAAAAAGAAAGCTGGTCGAACCTGGGCATCAATGTGGATGATCGTTACGATGCTCTTTATGTAATACCCTCCTCTAAAAAGAAAGTCGTTAAGCGTTTGAAAGATCAGCTTAAAGATGCCGATGAGCTCATTCTTGCAACGGATGAGGACCGCGAGGGTGAAGCTATATCCTGGCATTTACTGGAGGTACTTAAACCCAAAGTTCCTGTGAAACGAATGGTATTTCGTGAGATCACCAAAGAGGCCGTTCAGGAAGCACTAAAGAATACCAGAGATATTGATATGAATCTGGTATTTGCACAGGAAACCAGAAGGATCCTTGACCGACTGGCCGGTTATACCGTATCTCCTTTGTTATGGAAGAAAATATCTCCTGGGTTGTCAGCGGGGCGTGTGCAGTCGGTAGCGGTTGAATTCCTGGTCGAGCGTGAGCGGGAAAGAATGAAGTTCAAGAGTGGTACTTACTATGATCTGCAGGCTCAGCTTCATAAAAAAGGAGATAAGGATCAGTTTAAAGCAGATCTGACCTACCTGAATGGTAAGCGTCTTGCCTCAGGTAAAGATTTTGATGAGAATACCGGTAAGCTGAAGAAACCGGATTCTGTAGTACTGCTGGATGAAGCACAATCCAAGGTTCTGGTCGATGATCTCCAGGAAGCCAGCTGGTCCGTAACAAAAGTTGATATAAATGTTCAGAAGCGTAATCCTTCGCCTCCGTTCATCACTTCCACCCTTCAGCAAGAAGCCAACCGTAAGTTCGGTTTCTCTGCCAGAGACACCATGAGTGTTGCTCAGAAGCTGTATGAGAAAGGTTTTATTACCTATATGAGAACGGACTCAACAAGACTGTCTTCACAGGCTATCAATGCAGCCCGTGAGGCAGTTTCAGATCAATATGGAGATGATTATCTGTTCGAAAGAGTCCGGAATTATACCAAAAAAGGAAAGACAGCACAGGAAGCACATGAGGCTATTCGCCCATCAGGATCCCGTTTTGTACATCCGAGCAAATCAGGATTGAGGGACCGGGAGCTAAAGCTGTATGATCTGATCTGGAAACGGACCATCTCAACTCAGATGGCAGAGGCTCAGCTTGAGTTCACTAATGTGACAATTCAGGCTACACACAACGGGACAGAAGCGGATTTCAGAGCTAACGGCAAAAAGATCTTGTTTCCGGGGTTCTTCAGAGCGTATGTTGAAGGATCTGATGATCCCGAGGCAGCACTTGAAGATCAGGAGATCTATCTGCCTCCGATGAACGAAGGGGATGCAGCTGACCTGGATGATTTGAAATTCAATAGTCACGAGACCAAACCTCCAGCCCGATTTACAGAAGCGACTCTGGTTAAGGAACTGGAAAAAAGAGGCGTTGGCAGACCGAGTACCTATGCATCCATTATCAGTACCATTCAGGACAGAGGCTATGCCAAGAGTGAAGGAAAAACCCTGATACCTACCTTCACAGCATTTGCGGTCACGAATCTATTAGAGCAGCATTTTCCCGATCTGGTAGACAGTGACTTCACCTCAGCTCTTGAGGATAAACTTGACGGAGTTGCCAGCGGAACAGAAGACCCGGTGAAATATCTCGATGATTATTATAAAGGAGATTCCGGTCTGAAAGCGAAAGTGGACACTCAGGAAGAAAAGATCGATTCACAAAAAGCCAAATTACTTGACCTGCCGTTAGATGGCTTGGAAGGCATTAATGTTGCAGTAGGTCGTTATGGCCCGTATATAAGCAAGCAGAAAGAGGATGATGAAAGTGTAAATGCATCCGTACCTGAAAAATATAATCCCAGCGACCTGACTCCTGAATTGATTCAGGAGCTGATCAAAACAGAAGAAGAAGGGGATAAACCGATAGGTAAAGATCCGGAATCCGGGAAAGATATCTTTTTACTGACCGGTCGTTACGGTCCTTATGTCCAGCTGGGCGAGGTCACTGAAGAAAATAAAAAACCGAAAAGGGTATCTCTGCTCAAAGGAATGGATCCATCTGACGTGGATGAAGAGCTTGCTTTGAAATTGCTGGAGCTCCCGAGAACACTCGGAGATCACCCGGATGACGGGAAGGTTGTTAAAGCTGGAGTAGGCCGCTACGGCCCTTTTGTAGTGCATGACGGAAAATTCAAGTCGATCCCTAAAGCAGAAAGTGTGCTGGATATTGAGCTGGACCGGGCGGTAGAGTTGCTTAAGCAAAAGAGCGGCAAGTCAAGAGGAAGTTCTGAGATCAAAGATCTCGGAAAGCATCCGGACACAGATAAACCGATCAAGGTGCTGAGTGGCCGGTATGGACCATATATCAAGCATGGCAAAAAGAATATCAGCTTACCTAAGGGTACCGTACCAGAAGATTTTACGCTTAAAGAAGCGGTAGATCTTATCGCCGCGAAAGGCTGA
- a CDS encoding NUDIX hydrolase, with product MKGTDSFNFKIEPWLTTDERPEYTTNIFDLLSRDMKLESEDHSATFSILRAPDWINVVPLTDNDEIILVEQYRYGIEMPTLELPGGMVDPGEDPLETSKRELLEETGFAGSEWFDLGKVSSNPAVLTNWTHTFLVKGCTKIQEQQLDGNERIIVHCIPLERFIDQIRSGEVHHSLVVAGMMKYILSEHYTF from the coding sequence ATGAAAGGGACCGATTCGTTTAACTTTAAAATTGAACCATGGCTTACTACCGATGAGAGACCCGAATATACAACGAATATTTTCGATCTGTTAAGCCGTGATATGAAGCTGGAGTCAGAAGATCACTCAGCGACATTCTCCATTCTCAGAGCTCCGGATTGGATCAATGTAGTACCCCTCACCGATAATGATGAGATCATTCTGGTAGAGCAGTACCGTTACGGGATCGAAATGCCTACCCTGGAATTGCCGGGCGGAATGGTTGATCCTGGAGAGGATCCTCTGGAAACCTCAAAACGGGAACTGCTCGAAGAAACAGGGTTTGCAGGTAGTGAATGGTTTGACCTGGGTAAGGTGAGTTCTAACCCTGCTGTGCTTACTAACTGGACTCATACTTTTTTGGTTAAAGGATGTACTAAAATACAGGAGCAGCAACTGGATGGTAATGAACGGATCATTGTTCATTGCATTCCATTGGAACGGTTTATTGATCAGATAAGGTCCGGAGAAGTTCATCATTCACTGGTGGTGGCCGGGATGATGAAGTATATCCTGAGTGAACATTATACGTTTTGA
- a CDS encoding peroxiredoxin produces MKGTGDKIDLNFDLSIVTEGEEKEVNFADLVDKPTIVSVYMRNNTGGCDRQTLALAEESEWFSNKGYNIVAISKDSCGSHKNYAKKQGINYVLASDPEYKFSKATDSIVEKKMYGKTYEGPSRSAFVLDTDGTILGVIEKINTKDHAGELKELVESLN; encoded by the coding sequence ATGAAAGGAACCGGAGATAAGATCGATCTCAATTTTGATCTGAGTATTGTAACCGAAGGCGAAGAAAAAGAAGTCAACTTTGCTGACCTGGTCGACAAGCCAACCATAGTTTCAGTTTATATGAGGAATAATACCGGCGGTTGTGACCGTCAGACCCTTGCATTGGCCGAAGAATCAGAGTGGTTCAGCAATAAAGGCTACAATATTGTGGCAATCAGTAAAGACAGTTGCGGATCCCATAAGAACTATGCTAAAAAGCAGGGAATTAATTATGTGCTGGCTTCAGATCCGGAATATAAATTCTCAAAAGCCACTGATTCTATTGTAGAAAAGAAGATGTACGGTAAGACCTATGAGGGTCCAAGTCGTTCTGCCTTTGTTCTTGATACAGATGGTACTATTTTGGGGGTCATCGAAAAAATCAATACCAAAGATCACGCCGGCGAGTTAAAAGAGCTGGTTGAAAGTCTGAATTAA
- the radC gene encoding DNA repair protein RadC has translation MNHQESFSAEHFQNRTVKDMLPDEQPREKLVRYGAESLSDAELLSILLRTGTRKLNVVDTARVLLNKFDGLHNLFRKNWKALRVIPGIADVKAITLEASFEIARRIQVAAPGDYPQITSPQEAAAFFGPKLRHLNHEVFLVAFLTPTKHLTGTQKISSGGQTSTIVEPAAVMREAILNDASSIILAHNHPSGNAKASTADLHLTKRLIECGKLLGIPIDDHLIIAGYKYVSLREEGIFN, from the coding sequence ATGAATCATCAGGAGTCGTTTTCAGCTGAACACTTCCAGAACAGGACCGTCAAAGACATGCTGCCGGACGAGCAGCCCAGGGAAAAACTGGTCCGTTATGGGGCCGAATCACTCAGTGACGCTGAACTGCTTTCCATTCTCCTCCGAACCGGAACACGAAAACTGAACGTGGTAGACACTGCCCGGGTATTGCTAAATAAATTTGACGGACTGCATAACCTGTTCCGTAAGAACTGGAAAGCTCTCCGTGTTATTCCCGGGATCGCTGACGTAAAAGCCATCACACTCGAAGCATCCTTCGAGATCGCCCGACGTATTCAGGTTGCTGCACCGGGTGATTACCCACAGATAACCTCTCCTCAGGAAGCAGCTGCTTTCTTTGGTCCTAAACTCCGCCATCTGAATCACGAGGTCTTCCTGGTCGCCTTCCTCACTCCAACCAAACACCTGACCGGAACCCAGAAAATCAGTTCCGGTGGGCAAACGTCCACCATCGTCGAGCCTGCAGCCGTAATGCGCGAAGCCATTCTAAACGACGCCTCCTCCATCATATTAGCCCATAATCACCCCTCCGGTAATGCAAAAGCCAGCACCGCTGACTTACACCTCACCAAACGTCTCATCGAATGCGGTAAACTCCTAGGTATCCCCATCGACGACCACCTGATCATAGCCGGATATAAGTACGTGAGCCTCAGGGAGGAAGGCATTTTTAATTAA
- a CDS encoding OsmC family protein — translation MINKEHKYHTIIEWTGNKGAGTSGYHAYGRDHQVSVYGKETIRASSDPAYLGDPTLYNPEELFVISVSSCHMLWYLHLCSDSNIIVENYQDKAVGILKEDGERGGKFTSIVLKPKILVRNGSDLALAMELHDKAHEKCFIANSCKVVITIEAEIREAD, via the coding sequence TTGATCAACAAAGAACATAAATATCACACGATAATTGAGTGGACCGGAAATAAAGGAGCCGGAACGTCTGGGTACCATGCTTACGGAAGAGATCATCAGGTATCGGTATATGGAAAAGAAACGATCCGCGCTTCTTCAGATCCGGCATATCTGGGAGATCCCACTCTCTATAATCCGGAAGAACTATTCGTGATATCGGTATCTTCCTGCCACATGCTCTGGTATCTGCATCTATGTTCTGACAGCAATATCATTGTTGAAAACTATCAGGATAAAGCGGTTGGTATACTCAAAGAGGATGGAGAGAGGGGCGGGAAATTCACATCCATTGTACTAAAACCTAAAATTCTTGTAAGGAATGGCTCGGATCTGGCTCTTGCAATGGAGCTGCATGATAAAGCTCATGAGAAATGCTTCATTGCCAACTCCTGTAAAGTAGTTATTACGATCGAAGCCGAGATCAGGGAAGCTGACTGA
- a CDS encoding AMP nucleosidase, with translation MDSKLIELNKSDFTSEEELKQAIARACDLMENIYSSGHYPKMVVKRSWSKHNPVIDGELAQPSAYRWYLSREMERLVQNGAEVIIKPSREIIPLNDPNLFDNIDEEDWDLTQKKLFLFRAERIDISLDRLRHYTGTSAADFQRYILFTNYDMHVDVFKEKFPDCVKPSRSGVQMPAYHHKMENNSGVTLINIGVGPSNAKTITDHVGVLRPDAMLMVGHCGGLRNHQDIGDFVLADGYYRADHVLDDLFPIGIPVIPNYILNRYLLEVLDQHELNHRIGTVYTTSNRNWEFSKARTVEEIHQSRSVAIDMESSTVATNGFRYRIPHATLLCVSDKPLHGKPKLSEAAQSFYQNSKEMHLELVMEALQMVKDNFPEGLPNSSIRAFNEPLMGSGEE, from the coding sequence ATGGATAGTAAATTAATTGAATTGAATAAAAGTGATTTCACTTCAGAAGAGGAACTTAAGCAGGCGATCGCTAGGGCCTGTGACCTCATGGAGAATATATACAGTTCAGGTCATTATCCTAAAATGGTCGTGAAAAGAAGCTGGTCTAAGCATAATCCGGTCATCGACGGAGAGCTGGCTCAGCCTTCTGCCTACCGTTGGTATCTGAGTCGTGAAATGGAACGACTCGTTCAGAACGGTGCCGAAGTAATTATAAAGCCCTCACGTGAGATCATCCCCCTGAATGATCCCAATCTGTTTGATAATATTGATGAGGAAGACTGGGATCTTACCCAGAAGAAACTCTTTTTATTCCGGGCGGAAAGGATCGATATATCTCTTGACCGTTTACGTCATTATACGGGTACCAGTGCAGCCGACTTCCAGCGGTATATCCTGTTTACCAATTATGATATGCATGTTGATGTGTTTAAGGAAAAATTCCCGGATTGTGTAAAACCGTCCCGAAGCGGCGTACAGATGCCGGCATATCATCATAAGATGGAAAATAATTCTGGTGTTACACTGATCAACATTGGAGTAGGTCCTTCAAATGCTAAGACGATCACCGACCATGTAGGAGTACTCAGGCCGGATGCTATGCTGATGGTTGGCCATTGCGGAGGTCTTCGGAATCACCAGGATATTGGTGATTTTGTACTGGCTGATGGGTATTATCGGGCCGACCATGTGCTGGATGATCTTTTCCCAATAGGCATTCCCGTGATCCCGAATTATATACTGAACCGGTACCTGTTGGAAGTACTCGATCAACACGAACTCAATCACCGGATCGGAACCGTCTATACCACTTCCAACCGCAACTGGGAATTCTCAAAAGCACGGACAGTGGAGGAGATCCATCAGAGCCGCAGTGTTGCAATTGATATGGAATCTTCTACCGTTGCCACCAATGGATTCCGCTATCGGATCCCACATGCTACTCTATTATGTGTGAGTGATAAACCCCTGCATGGAAAACCTAAACTCTCCGAAGCGGCACAGTCTTTTTACCAGAATTCTAAAGAAATGCACCTTGAGCTGGTGATGGAAGCTCTGCAGATGGTCAAGGACAACTTCCCGGAAGGATTACCCAATTCCAGTATCCGGGCTTTCAATGAGCCACTGATGGGAAGCGGAGAAGAGTAA
- a CDS encoding DUF2975 domain-containing protein → MTNIKDSNALQFSYILVTISWLSSLIGIILVPALFLFTLLSDSALASSFTLNFPISTDVILFSPENTVSFMDIDSAMASAQAGYVADNYFWSFFAVALIATIAALLIFYTVHQTRNLLKDIRKNEIFTHANTNRIKKIAIAILALSPMRWLYHLSLISPFESYLQENSVAIEVGSADFGLISIGLLNYILALIFERGQQQYDELRHTV, encoded by the coding sequence ATGACCAATATTAAGGATAGTAATGCCCTTCAGTTCAGTTATATACTGGTCACTATCTCATGGCTTTCATCACTGATCGGGATCATACTCGTTCCGGCCTTATTTTTGTTTACTTTACTCTCAGACAGTGCACTGGCCTCATCTTTCACGCTGAACTTTCCTATATCGACGGATGTGATACTCTTTTCACCGGAAAACACGGTTAGTTTTATGGATATTGACTCAGCAATGGCATCAGCTCAGGCCGGATATGTAGCCGATAATTATTTCTGGTCTTTCTTTGCAGTTGCCTTGATCGCCACAATAGCGGCTCTGCTGATATTCTATACGGTACATCAAACCCGGAATTTACTGAAGGACATCCGAAAGAATGAGATCTTCACACATGCTAATACGAACCGTATCAAAAAGATAGCTATAGCTATACTGGCCCTGAGTCCTATGCGATGGCTCTATCACCTCAGTCTGATCTCACCATTCGAAAGTTACCTGCAGGAAAATAGTGTTGCCATTGAGGTTGGTTCTGCTGATTTCGGACTGATCAGCATTGGATTGCTGAACTATATACTGGCCCTGATCTTTGAGCGTGGTCAGCAGCAATATGATGAACTCAGACATACAGTCTAA